CTcccaaaagtattttctgttgttttcaagtCTCAAAATAAGTTCCAAAGTAgattataaaaattattactttCTTTGCATATATACaaagattcaacaaggctaagtgcagGAGGGGAGGTTTAgtttggatattaggaaaaatctcttcaccaaaagggttggTTGTCAAGctctggaacaggctgcccagggaagtggttgagtcatgatccctgcaggtatttaaaaaccGTGTAAacgtggcacttagggacatggtttagtggtggacttggcagtgtcagaattatggttggactcgattatcttaagggtcttttccaacctaaatgattctatgattctgcgATTCTATATATGTAtgagtgtatatatatgtatatatatatgtatgtatacgtgtgcatatacacacacaaatttgttttaacactgTGTAATCAATAAAATTTGTTCATGAAGATTATTTGTATTATACATATATCCACTGAGATAAAGACACAGATTAAAACTAGGTCCTCTGGATCCTGAATAGTCTGTAATTACGAAGCAGGAAATAATCCTTCCCTCAAACAGCTGAGTAGGCTGACATGAGCTTAAGACGCTTCACAAATTTCACATGCTACAGCTCAGAATGGCCCACCATGTAATTAAATTGAGCTCCTACCAGAAAGCAGACCAGGGGCCTGCCCCTGTATCAATCCAGCCACGGGCTGAGTTTCTTCAGTTACATTTAGTTTTGCAGAACTCAAAGGGCAGAGAGAATGAAGTGGTGGTTTTGAGAATGTAGTCTCTGCAAAAGACATCTGCAATCACACAAGGACAGACCTCACCATTGAAAAAAGTGCACGGCAGGGCTATAAGCAGGAAAGGAGCAAACATTGCTGCACTACATGAGTGGTCAGGGTTCACAGAGCAAGTTGGGGCAGATGCGCTACCTGAAGTCTTCTGTGTCAAGAGGCACTTTGTTGCCTTTGTTAAGAGAACAGGTATCGAATTGCCAGgaaaatgcagatttcaaaACCACCAACCTGCTATGAACAGCCACCAATCTGCCATGAAGTACCCAATAAAAGCAGTTATGATGACACAGGAAGAGCAAGCAGCCCTTTTACCAGACAGCAAATAGCTCTATTTGAGTGGCTACCAAACGCATCGCTTTCACTTCCCCACTAAGTGACCAGGAAGGACATTCAGTCCCTCTGACACCCGTCTTCACAAAATCTTCTTCCCAGCTTCTTATAGGACACGCAGgaattcttccattttctccGGAGGTCTGTGAGAAGACAGATCTCCTCAACTTCTCAGAGACCAAATTACACAAAGCTATGCTTCTGCATCTGGCTCACAGTCCTACCAGGGACTTGGGAAAGGGGGAGGGTTTGGTGACAAGAAGGGCTGACATCAAAGTCAAAAGCCTTTACCTGCTCCCACTATAACAGAACTTGCCTGAGGGccttcacagctctgctgcacacTTACCTCCCAGGCTGTGACTCCTTCTTGCAAGGGAAGCCCAGTCCCTCCAGCAGTCCCCAAACCAAAACTGGAGCGACAGAGAGTTTGGGCAACCCTTCCACCTCCTCAAATACTATGCCACCTCACTGGAAACACTGACTAACAAAGGATGAAGGATGATATCAAACAACCGCTACACATGAAGAACTCTTAGCGCACACTCATAGCGATGGCCATATCTGCCTTTTGCCTTTGTGCCCCCTCCAAGACACTTAGCCAATCTAAACTTTGTCTCTCCTGAATCACGGCTGCTAAACAGCTACTGAGACAAGGAATCAAAACTTCTTTCATACCCGAGCACTGGGGAGGTCTTTCAACTGACAGGAAGATGCCACAACAGATATAGGTGTTACATCTGGCCACGCTGATAGCAACTGTCATCTTGTATGCCATTTGCCGAGGTGTTTGCCTATCTGTTCTTTCTACAGGACTGTGCACCGTTTTCCTTCCAGAGCCACCCAAGACCAGCACGCTTCCATGGCCTACGCCTAACCCAGACTTTGTAAAGGACACAACGTTTGCCACTTTAACCCAGACCAACGCTGCCAACTTGCTGCTCTGCAACACCCAGGACTGCAGGTCCACCTTGTGGTATGTTTAGTACTGTGCAAAGGTCATTTCCACACCTCCAGTGACCTGATTCCCACAGCCATTAAGACTTCCAGGAAGACATCAACAACCTGAACAAGCGGCAGTCAGTTTGTTTTACCCAGGTCACAGCACCTTTGCAGGCACTGGTTTACACCTCGCCAGTGCCTGCTCCTCCTTTGCTGAGGGCTACAGTATGGGCTGTGGCACGATGAGAAGGTGGCCAGGTCCCAAGGAGAAGCACGGCTACGCTCTGCATGCCAGCcgctctgctttcctgctgctgtctTGCTGGCTCACTCCACCCCTTTGGAAAGCCACTGCTGAGCGCAACAGCCCTCAACTACCCACTGCCCGGGTTAAATTCATcattcctctgcttctgcttggGTCAGGCAGCTGACAGGCCATGCTGAGGAGCAAAAATGCATCAGACAGCATACACGTAGGAAATGACACACAGCACACTTCCAACATGCTGCAACGTAACTTCATAGTATATAGATGGGTTTCCTGGGGGCTCTGCAATTTCATTCTCTTCCACACATTGATGCAGTAATGCTTATGTGCTCAACAGCAAAAAGCATTCCAGATGAGGACAGCAGCGTGTTTCATTCCCCTCACTGCCAAGCTTGGGGTTTCCTCTAGTCTaacatccttttcttcctttccagacCAACACACCATGGAAAACCATACCATGGACTTAGCCGACTTGGCGCTGACAACAGAATTCGACTACAGCGATTCAGCGCCATGCATGGGAACTGAGGAAAAGCACTTTGCAGCAAACCTTTTGCCACCACTTTATTCTTTGGTGGTGATATTTGGCCTCACGGGCAACTTGCTTGTTGTCCTTATCCTGGTGAAATACAAGAGACTGAAGAGTATGACTGACATCTACCTGCTCAATTTGGCAATTTCCGAtttgctgtttgtattttctctccctttttggGCTTATTATGCTGTTCACGACTGGATTTTTGGAGAGGCGCTGTGCAGAATTCTCTCAGGTGTCTACCTCCTTGGCTTCTACAGcggcatttttttcataattctgtTGACCCTAGACAGGTATCTGGCCATAGTGCATGCAGTGTTTGCTTTAAGAGCTAGGACAGTTACCTATGGCATCCTCACCAGCGCCCTCACTTGGGCTATTGCTATTTGCGCTTCTGTTCCTGGGATAGTATTTCACAAAactcaaaaggaaaattcacGTTATACTTGCAGTGCTCATTATCCAAGCGATACTACAATAAATTGGAAGTACTCCTATACTTT
Above is a genomic segment from Ciconia boyciana chromosome 2, ASM3463844v1, whole genome shotgun sequence containing:
- the LOC140647072 gene encoding C-C chemokine receptor type 5-like; protein product: MENHTMDLADLALTTEFDYSDSAPCMGTEEKHFAANLLPPLYSLVVIFGLTGNLLVVLILVKYKRLKSMTDIYLLNLAISDLLFVFSLPFWAYYAVHDWIFGEALCRILSGVYLLGFYSGIFFIILLTLDRYLAIVHAVFALRARTVTYGILTSALTWAIAICASVPGIVFHKTQKENSRYTCSAHYPSDTTINWKYSYTLKMNILGLIVPMLIMIFSYSQILKTLLRCKNEKKQKAVRLIFVIMIFYFIFWAPFHISSFLHTFQSSLFDPNCEIKSQLEKAIQVTETISMIHCCINPVIYAFAGEKFRKYLYAFFRKHVAVHLCKKCPNLYREKLEGISSTFTPSTAEHDISTGL